CAGCCTCAAATTCTGAGGTTCAGAATGAATCCCAGACCAACTGGGGGACTCGAGGCTCAGCCAGGAGCAGGGGCTGGAGTTGCTGCAGCGCCTGGGTCCAGACCCAGGTCTTGCCCCAACTGAATGCAGCTGCTACAGCCTGGGCTTTGAGAATAGTGACCTCGAGCCCTAGACTGTCGGTCTTTGATTTTCCAcgttcatttctgttattttggTTTGTAAATTTgtagaattaaattttatttctttgtggaaGGAAAGGCTGGATCTTTTTCAAATGTATCAGACTTGCCCCAAGAGGAGGGGTAGGGGGTGTTAACCAGTGGCCAGTGTGGACAgtaccctcccccacacacacacacacacacacacacacacacacacacacggtgtcAACCAGTGTGGAcagtacccccccacacacacacacacacatggtgtcAACCAGTGTGGACactacccccccccacacacacacacagtcaaccGTTGGCCAGTGTGGACAGTACAACACACACCACAGAGTCGTGTGGACAGTACAACACACCACAGAGTCGTGGTGACCGTGCTGCTCAGATACTGGCCGTGATTGAAAGAGTCATGAGgggatttttctactttttaatcaTGAGCCTCCTGCTTGGGCACCTTCCTGgccttgcggggggggggggggggggggcagagctggCCATGCAAGCTCAGTCACAGTAGATTTTTACTAGGTTGTTAACTCTTTTAAGATAAGATGTAAAATGTTCTTGAAGGAAAGTTAAGGTATGTTGATGCAGCCTGCAGATGGGTCCCTGCAGGTGCTGCCTACAGGGGGTCCTTAGTCCCACAGGCAGGAACCAAGTGTGGACTCTGACCTCAGGTGGGTCGGCCAGACCTCCATCTCCTGTTCTGATTGAACAGGGTTTCCCTCAGGCCAAAGCAAGCTTAATCCCTTTTCTTGGTACCACCTCCCACCCCTCAGTTCTGCTGACCTGCTGCAACCCTCagtttcctgcctccctcctccccaagcAAACCCCAGAGAGCCGGGGCCCTCACCAGCTCGCCAGGTGTCACTGGGGCACATTTACCCCATTTCCAGGACCAGCCTGGAGAAGCCCTCCTGGGCTTCCTAGTCTCCTCAGATGTCGGCCTCACCCCACGGGATCTGCACGGGAGTTGGGACGTCCTGGGCCCAGGGTCTTCACACCAAGTGGGGCGCGAGCTAGGTCGCCCCACCCTGCGGGACCCAAGATTGGTTACCGCCCTCCCAAGAAAGGGCGCGGAGACATCACAGAGAAAGCATTTTATCGGCGGCCCCTCGGCCTGCACGGCCCTCAGCTGCGCACGCGGACCCTCCAGGAGTAAGTGCTGAGcacgcgccgccgccgccgcaccaCACACGTGTACGTGCCCTCGTTGATGGCGTTGGCGATGATGCTCAGGTGTGCCTCGCCCAGTGCCAGGTAGCCAGGGTAGGAGAACTCCAGGGGCTCCTGGTCCTTGTACCAGCTGCGGGGCGGCgggaggggggcagagggaggaccTGGCAGGGTTCTGGGCCTTGCCGCCACCCTCGCCACCACCCTCGCTGTCGCGGGCGAGGCACTCACTGCACTTTGCCTTTCTTGTGGAGGATCTTATGGCCGCAGCGGAAGGTCACGTTCCTGCCCTCCGGCACCAGTTTGGTTTTGGTCCTGGGGGGCGGCGCGGTGGCCGCCACCGTAGGAAAAGGGAATTCTGCTCGGGTAAGGAATAGCCACATGAGTGCCCTGGCCAGCCCGGCCCGCCCAGACCGGCCCAGGGCCCCGGCCGCACCATAGCAGAAGTCGCAGCTGCTGGGGCACAGCCTCTTCATGAGCCTTCGGCGCGCGTCGCAGAAACCCTTCCGCGCCCACGAGGCGCACACGAACAGCCGGTCCAGACAGCCTGCGGGAGGGCGGCGTGGCCTCAGGGCCTGCCAGGCacccccgcccgcccgcctgcccgccGCAGGCACCCACCGTAGAGCCGGTGCAGTCCCCACAATTCATCCTGCGACAGAGCCTTCCAGCCGCGCAGCGTAGCGTTGAGGTGCATGAGCGCCCGACCGTGCTGCGAGTGCATCAGGCCCAGCGCGTGGCCGATCTCGTGGGCCGCTACGTGCACCAGGTCGGTGAGCCACACGCCTGCAGGCCCCGCCGGTCAGCGCCTGGGACCCGGCCCGCCCGCCGCCCGGGGCCTCGCTTCCCGCGGCCGCACATCTGCAGTGCAGCAGCCGCGGGCAGTCAAGAATGTTCCAGGTCGGCCGCGGCGGGTGAGCTCGGCCCCCAGGAATGCAGCTCTGCTCATCTCCGAGGGCGTGGGGGTTGGGGGCTTCAGAGCTCCTAGCACCCAGGCCTGTGGCCTCCTCACAGCCTCCCCCTTCCTACCTGCTTGACTCCAAATCGCAGCCCCCTCCCGCCCTCAGCCCGACGCTGGGACCACCATGGTGCGGAGGGCCCTAAAGGAGCCAAGTCTGCCGTCACCTTTCTTCCAGCTGTAGCGCGTGGGGCCCAGGACCCAGTACTCGCTGTCGTCAAAGTGGATGCCGCCGTGTGGGGGGAAGAAGGCGTGGGCCAGCTCGCCCGTGGGGCCATCGAAGCAGTGGTGCAACGCGGACACCAGGCAGTCCGTGTGGTTGATCGGGTAGAAGCCTGAGGGAGCACACGGCTGAGAGGAGGCCCCTGGGTGGGTCGGGGGTGGGGGCACGGCGCCCACCTATTCGGAGGTCGCTGGGCTGCTCGGGAGCCACCTCACGGAAGCTGAAGGGGGATACATCACTCCACATGCGGAAGGCGGCGGCCAGGCCCCGCCGGGTCTCACTGGGGGTCAGCAGGTTCCGCGGGAAGGAGAGaatcctggggtggggtgggaggtcaAGTTCAGGGTTGGCGGCTGGGCTGCTGCTGCGCtcccctcagtgcccgggtcgtACCTGTATGTGAGGTTGAAGTGGTCCCAGCGCAGCCTGGCCGGGGTCAGCGTGTAGCGGCGTTGACGGGGCGCCTGCGGGTGCAGAGGCCAGGGCCCCGGGGAGGTGAGGACACCGGCGGGACGGGGCGTGGCGTCTCCCTTCAAGGAAAGCAAGTGCTCTAGGGGGACAGCTGGGGCTGCCCATGTCCGCAGCACAAGGAAGGGAGACTGGAAGTTAACGGGAATGCCCTgacttctccctttctgtcctgtTTTCTGGTTTTCTGCCCTACGCGGGCGAGGGTCACTTGTACAGCCAGAGAGAAAAACGTTACTAAAGGCAAACCCGGTCGGAGTGGGCGGAGCTGTTGGCCAGATGCtatctcccaccccccacccctctagAAAACGGACTCCGGCGCTGGTCTGTGGAGCCGGGACAGACTCACCTGCGCTGCGCTCGCGGCTGGTCCTGCGTCCGGGGCCCCCAGCCAGGCCAGCAGCACAAGAGCAGGCAGCAGGCACAAGGCGCCCAGAACGGCCCCCAGGCTGCCGGCCTGAGCGCGGGGCCCCGACGACGGCCAGGGAACGAAGGCCCTCAGGGCCATGGCGCCTGCGGACTCGCTGTCGGGGCTCAGCGAGCGTGGGCTGCGGGACCTGCTGGAGTGCAAGGAACCGGGGGAGGCGCTGCGGCGGCTCGAGTTacagccctggggtggggggtgggaggcggGGGCGGCCACCCTTGAAGGGAACCAGCTGGTCATCCCGCTGTTGGCGCGGGGACCCCGGGCCTGCGGGTCGGTGGCAGTGGCCTGGGCGGGGCCACTtggagcgggggaggggggatgggcgAGGAGATACCTGGAAGGGATAGATGCCAGGGGTTCAGAATTAGGCAAATATGGTCAGTTGGGGCTTAAACTGACTGGGACTGAAAAACCCGGTGGCTTTTTCCACAATGGAATCCTCCCAATTCCCTCGGCACTGAATGAGACCCGGGAGTGGAACCTCAATCCAGACCAGCCCAGGACATGTTCCCCGCCGGCGCTGGCCCGGCAGGGTCCCCGCGAGAGGGGCGGGGACGCAGCAGGAGGGGACGTGGCAAGTGAGTACAGGCGGCTGAGGGGGAAGAGAGGCGGGGTAGGTGGCTTGGGGATGGCGCCAGGAGGGAGGGCGACCTGCTGGGGTCCCACCAAGAGCTGGAGGAGGCCAGCGGGGGGACCCCGTGGGGGACGTGAGGAAAGGGCACAGAAGCAAGGGCTGTAAGGAGCCAGGAATCCCCGCCTTGGCTCTCTCCCCAGCGGAGCCAGGCGCAGGGCCCAAGTCTGGAGTGGTCCTGGGTGGAAGGTGGGGGACCGTTGTCCTGAGGCCGGAAGACTCGACGGGACGGCCTACAGGCTGTGGTGGGATGAGTCCGGCCAGGCGGGGATACTGGGGAGGGCGCCTCTGGGTTAGGGGAATCCAGAGGCGGAGtggactggggggaggggagagaggtgggTGCTGGAGGGGTGTCAGCAGAGTGGCGAGAGGCACCAGgtgaagaaatgctaaggggccctGGCCCTCCCCATTCTCCATCCAGGCCTTGAGCCCAGAGGGACAGGGGGCGCGCCAGGCCAGCGGGGTCAGCGCCAAGTGCCTGGCGAGCGGCCACGGGGCTCCGGGAGAGCATTTCGGGTGGTTCTTGGAAAGCGCCGCCGCTGAGCCCAGCCGGGGCAGCGCCCCGCCTCTTCGTAGCTAAATATTTGCCCAACAAAGCTGCCCCCAACCCTGGCCCTATCCTCTCCCTAGGTCCTGATACCTGCCCCTGGCCTAAAACAAACGCTGCACCACCCCTTCGCCCTACTTAACTAGgaccccagagcccagagcctgTCCCCACAGCCCGCCCAGGAAAAAAGAGGACGGGTGGGGGAGGAGGCGTTGCCGACGGTCATGGGAGGCAGCTTGTGTCAGGAGGATGTTTCTGGCTTCGAGGCGGCGGACTGAGGAGTCTGGACCCATGAGCCCTAGGAACGGCAGGACGCACGCTTCTGGAGAAGGCGGAGCGTATGTCCGCAGCGCAGGGGGCCCACAGCGGGGCCCGCGGCGGTGGAGAGGCCAAAGCTGCCTGGGTGCGGGAACGTCGCGGTTGGGCAGGACTCCGGGTGGAGAAAGCCACGAGACTCGTCTGTCCTCGGGGAGAGGGCCTGAGACCCGCCCGCCCTCCTCCCCAAGCAGGCACCAGGCGGCAAAGTCCatgaatctttttataaaacacGGGGCGGGGGAAGACTCGCGAGGGCGATGGTGGGACGTGGCTCTGGAGCTAGAGGGGCGCGGCTACACGAATATCTGGATGCGGTCGCGGATGGGCTGGCGGCAGATGGGGCAGGCGCTGAGTGCGGCGCCGCAGGGCGCGCAGGCGCCATGGCCACACTGGAACACGAGGCGGATGTGGCTGTCGATGCAGATGGGGCAGGTGATGCGCTCCTCCATCTGCCGGTAACGGCTCTGTAGCTCCTCCACCAGCTGCCGCGGTGGGCCGGGGGCGGGGGCCGCGCTGGCCACCTCTGTGCCGTCTGCCGGCAGGGATCCGGTCAGGTGCGGGCCACGGTAGAAGCGAGCGGGATAtccagggcaggggtgggaggcCGGCACTGAACCCACCCATCGCGCCCAACCCACCTGGCCGCAACTTCCTGCTGATGACTACCTGGCACCTGATGCACTTCTTCATCCGGCGCGCGCACTCTGCGGGAGGTAGCGTGTGGTTGGGCGGGGCCGcccatctcctcccctcccctcaggaCCCGGGTACCTCACACTCACCCTCGCACACGGTGCGGTGCTGGCACGGCGAGAACAGCACCAGCAGCGCCAGCTCAGAGCACACCAGGCATTCGGCAGCCTCGGGCCCCGATGGCGTGGCCACGTGCAGGTTCGTCACGGTGTTGGGGGTGCTAAGCACCAGCCTGGGCCCGGGGGCCGCACCCCCGCCCACCTGCCGCTCCCTGCAGTTGGAGGAAGAAAGGGCTTAAAAGGGCCCGGGGTCAGGGGGCCACCCCCAACCACGCTGGGCTCACCTGAAGCGCTGGGCACAGCCCTGCAGGGTTTTGAGCACACGGCCCTCAGCAACCAAATCCAGCGGGCTCCGGCCTCGGTGGTTGGCGTAGCTCACGTCAGCGCCCTCCAATGCCAGGAAACAGGCGACTGCCGCGCCCACCGTAAGCTCCACGCTGGCTGGGAGGCCAGAGGCCTGCAGCTGGGCAGCAGACAGAGACCAGTGAGGGCTAGCAGGACTCACAAAGGTGCGCTGGCCTGAGCGAGCCACTGGCACTGACTGCCTTAAGTCTAAGGCAGAGAGGCATGGGCACCCCTTTTTCTGAGGCCACTGGAATGGAGGCAGGCAGGGAAAGTGCCTGAGTTCTGAGACACGCCCCCATCTCCTTTTCCAGGTGGGTTAGGAGCACAGAACTACAAGGCTGCTGGCCATGCTGGGGTGGTGGAAGATACCCTGCAAACTGCAGTCCCAGGgcttccccatcccccagaggGCCTGGCTCCTAGGGGTCACCCTCAGTGTTGGTGGGTAGTCACTCAGGTCCTGCCTGGAGCCTGCAGCCAGCTGCCACAGCCCACCTCTCCAGCACCCAGATCCACACTTCCTCACCCTGGACAGGAGCTGCAAAGGCCCCGGGTCCCCCCCGGCCCCATCAGCAGCCAGGGGCAGCAGCTGATGGCGCTGCAGTGCCACGTGCAGGGCCGTGTCCCCCTCCTCGTCTTCAGCATTAACACTGCAGCCAGCATCCACCAGCAGCGGCACCAGCCCTACATGGGCCTgctgcacagccaggtgcagtgCGGACTGGAGCTTACGGTTTCGGACATTCACGTCACAGCGGCCCTGGGGAAGGAGTGGGCACAGGATCAGCCCAGGGAACCCAGGGGGCTCTGACTCCCAGTCCCAGGGTCAGTGAGAGACCCTGTGTCCACACCTCTCGGATGAGAATCTGAGCCACCTCCCGGTGGTTGTTGAGGGTGGCGAGGTGCAGTGCTGTGAAGCCATCCTCCTTCTTGGCATCCACCAGCTGCCGTGCCCAAGCCAGAATCCTCCTGACAGCTCTGCGGGAGCAGGGAGATGTGTCTAGTGTTGGGAGCGTCCCCCAGACTGGTCCAGCAGCATGGCAGGAGCCCAG
The Saccopteryx bilineata isolate mSacBil1 chromosome 3, mSacBil1_pri_phased_curated, whole genome shotgun sequence DNA segment above includes these coding regions:
- the MMP23B gene encoding matrix metalloproteinase-23: MTSWFPSRVAAPASHPPPQGCNSSRRSASPGSLHSSRSRSPRSLSPDSESAGAMALRAFVPWPSSGPRAQAGSLGAVLGALCLLPALVLLAWLGAPDAGPAASAAQGDATPRPAGVLTSPGPWPLHPQAPRQRRYTLTPARLRWDHFNLTYRILSFPRNLLTPSETRRGLAAAFRMWSDVSPFSFREVAPEQPSDLRIGFYPINHTDCLVSALHHCFDGPTGELAHAFFPPHGGIHFDDSEYWVLGPTRYSWKKGVWLTDLVHVAAHEIGHALGLMHSQHGRALMHLNATLRGWKALSQDELWGLHRLYGCLDRLFVCASWARKGFCDARRRLMKRLCPSSCDFCYEFPFPTVAATAPPPRTKTKLVPEGRNVTFRCGHKILHKKGKVHWYKDQEPLEFSYPGYLALGEAHLSIIANAINEGTYTCVVRRRRRVLSTYSWRVRVRS